The genomic interval CTCGGTCGCGACGCCTTGTAGTGCCGCCAAGGAGGGCGGTATGCCGCGGAGGCCAGGATGGCCGGGAGCGACCCACGCCCGTCTCCACCGCCTCGCTACGGACGCTGGTGAGAAATGCGGGCCGGCGACTCCTCCGCGGCCGCGTGCTACAATGGCCCGGAAATCCGGCGATCCGTCCGAGGAGCTGTTGGCCGAAATCACCGCGTTGCGCGTCGGGTGCATCCCCTACGCGAACCTCATACCCATCTTCCACGCGCTGCAGGGCTCCCGCGCCGCGGGCGAAGCCCTGTTCGTGGACGGCCACCCTTCCGAGCTGAACCTCCTGATGCGGGCGGGCGGCCTGGATCTCTCTCCGAACTCCTCCATCGAGTACGCCGTGCGCCCCGACCTGTACATCCTCTGCCCCGGGATCTCCGTCGCTTCGCGCACCCGCGTGATGAGCGTCCTCCTCCTCTCGAACGGGCCGCTCCGGCAGCTCCCTCCGGACCCGATCGCGGTGACGGGCGCGTCCGCCACTTCGGTAGCCCTTCTCGAGATCCTGCTGGGCGAATCGCTCGGGCGCAGGAACGCCCTCGTGACCACGTCCCTTCCGCCTGCGGAAGCGCTGCGCTCCCACCCGGCGTATCTCGCCATCGGCGACGAGGCCATCCGCGCGGCCGTCGAAGGGACCGCGCCGCACGTCACCGACATGGGGGAATGGTGGACGCGGGAAACCGGGAAGCCGTTCGTCTTCTCCCTGTGGATCGCCTCCCGCGCGGCGTGGGAAGGGCAGGCAAGGGAACCGCTTTCCCGGTTCGCCGCGGCGCTGATCGACGCCAAGCGGTCCGTCCAGGAATCGATCCGCCGCGGGGAATACCCGTGGGGCGGCCCCGGATGGATCCCCGCGAAGTTCCGGGAGGATTACTGGCGCTGCCTCTCCTACGATCTCGACGAGGAAACGGAGGGGCTCTCCCTCTTCTTCCGGCTGGCGGCGAAGTACGGGAGGATTCCCTTCGCCCCGTCCCTCCGGTTCCTTGAGCCCGGCCCGGCATAAGCCATGTTAATATTCATGATGATTCCCGGAGGGAGACCGTCCATGATCCGGAAGGAAATGAAGATCGAGGAGATCCTGAGGAAGTTCCCGCAGACGATCCCCGTCTTCCGGCGGTTCGGGATCGACTGCATGCAGTGCCAGCTTTCCGAGTTCGAAAACCTCGAGCACGGCGCCAAGGTGCACGGGATCGACCTGGATGCGCTGCTGGCCGGGCTGAACGACGCGCTCGCGGCGAAGAAGTAGCCCCGCCCCCGCCCTTCAGATTCCCCGGGAATACTCCGCGCGGGCGTCCTCGGACTCCCACACGGCGACGCGCGCGACCCGCACGGGCGCGGGCATCCGCTTCTCCATCTCCTCGAACAGGTGCCGGGCGAGGTTCTCCGACGACGGGTTCATCCCGTCGAAGGGGGGGACGTCGTTCAGGTACATGTGGTCGAAGCGGGCGAGCAGCTCTGCGAGCGCCGATTTGATCGCCCGGAAATCGATGGCGATCCCCTGCTCGTCCAGCACGCCGGACTCGACGGTGACCTCGACCCGCCAGTTGTGCCCGTGCAGCCGCTCGCAGTTGCCGCGGTATTCCTTCAGCCGGTGCGCGGCGGCGAACGACCCCCGGATGGTGAGCGCGTAGGTCCCGTTCATTTCTCCTCCAGCGGCGACAGCGTGATCGAGGATTTCGATGCGGCGCGGGAATACCAGTTTCGGATCTCCCGGTCGATCTTTTCCGCCAGCAGCTCCTCCCGCACCTTCCCCTCGGTCAATCCCGGCGCGGCATCCCCCTGCACGAGCCGGCGCTGGTATTCCCTGCGGACCTCGTCTTCCTTGACATCGATGAACGCGCCCACGCGCTGCTTCAGGAACTCGCGCACGAGGAGCTGCCGTTTCACCCAGTCCGAGACCTGCCGCCGGGAGATCCCCTCCCGGCAGGGAGAGGCGCACGCCTCCGTCCTGCCGGCCGCTTCCCGCGCCGCTTCCGCCAGCGCGGCGTTGTCCACCTGTCCGAGCTGGAGCTTTTCCTGCTCCTGCAGCGCCAGCGTGTCGGAGATCAACCGGTCGCGGGCCTCTCCGATGGAAAGCTCCTCCGGCCGGCTCCCGGCCATCGCCGCGCACCGCAGGAAGCATCGCTCGCGATGCACGTCGGACAGGAACAGCACCTCCTTGTTGACGATCGCCGCCGTCCCCTCGTAGACGGCATACCCGTCCAGGGCGCCCGCCGATGCGGGGAAAAGGAGCGGGAGGAGGAGCGGAAACAGGAAGGTGCGTATCGAACGGGTCGGGATCAAGCGGACAGCTCGAAGGAGATGTCGAGGGCGGGAGCGGAATGCGTGATCGCCCCCACGGCGATCGCGGCGACGCCCGTCGCGGCATACTCCTCCACGTTTCCCAGGTGGATCCCTCCGGATGCCTCGAGGAAGACCTTGCCGCCGAAGCGGGCCACCGCCTCCCGGACCGTCGGGGCCTTCATGTTGTCCAGCAGGACCGCGTCAGCGCCCGCGGCCACCGCGGCCTCGACCTCTTCGAGCGTTTCCGCCTCCACCTCGATCCGGACGAGGTGATGGGCGGCCCGTCGCGCCGCGTCGACCGCCGCCCCGATCCCGCCGGCCGCCCGGATGCCGTTCTCCTTGATCAGGATGCCGTCCGACAGGGAGAACCGGTGGTTCGTACCTCCCCCGACGCGGACGGCGTATTTCTCGAGGTTGCGCAGGAGCGGGGTGGTCTTCCGCGTGTCGAGGATGCGGGTCCCGTGCGCGGCGGTCCTCCGGACAAAGAGCGACGTCGTCGTGGCCACCCCGGACAGACGCTGAAGGAAGTTGAGGGCCGTCCGCTCCGCGCGCAGGAGCGACGCAACGGGGCCGGAGGCCTCTCCGACGCGGTCCCCGGCGGCCACCCGCCGCCCCTCCGGGACGAACGAGACGACGACCGACGGATCGACCTGGCGGAACACCTCCTGCGCCACGAGACCCCCGCAGAACACCCCGGCGCCCCGGCAGAAAAAAATCCCCGATCCGTCCCCGGAAATCGCCTCTCCGAAAGGATCTCCGAAGGGGGCGTCCTCCAGGAGGGCGTCCCGGACGATCCGGTCGTAGCGCTCCCGCGGGATCACGACAGGTATCGGCTCACCAGCTCGAGGTTCTTCCCGAGTTTCCCCAGCTTCGTCTCGAGGGCGGCCTGCCGTTCGCGCAGCGCCTCCACGATGTCCTCGGGAGCGTTCTCCACGAACTTCCCGTTTCCGAGCTGTCCCATGACGCGCGCGAGCTCCGCTTTCCCCTTCTCGATCTCCTTCCCCAGGCGCCTTGCCTCCTGGTCGAAGTCGATCAGCCCGGCCAGCGGCATGCAGACCTCGATGTCGTTGACGACCGCCGTGGCGTCTTCGACGGGGATGTAGTCGGCGTCGGCGTAGGCGACCCGGTCCGCGCGGGCCAGCCGCCGCAGGATGTCCTCATGCTCCCTGAGGAAGTTCAGCTCCCCGGCCTCCCCCTTCAGGCGGACTTCCACCTTCTTCGCCGGCGGGACGTTCAGCTCGCTGCGGATATTGCGGACGGCGCGGATGACCTCCATCAGGTGCCCCATGTCCTCCTCGACGTCCGCGTCGGCGAGGGAGGCGGCGGCGGCCGGGTATTTCCGGTCGTACAGAAGGCCGCGCTCCCCCGGGAGGGAATGCCAGAGCTCTTCCGTGATGAAGGGGATGAAGGGATGCCCGAGGGCGAGGATCGTCTCGTACACGTGCAGGAGGACCGACCGCTGACGTTCCCGCACCCGGTCGTCCGCCTCGGCATCGAGCGCAGGCTTGATCATCTCTAGGTACCAATCGCAGAACTCGTGCCACACGAACTGGTAGTACGCGGACCCGGCGTCGTTGAACCGGTATTCCTCGATCCCCTTGCGGATCTCGTCGATGACCCGCTGGAGGCGGGAAAGCATCCACCGGTCCACCACAGACGGGTCGGGCGGGAGCTTCCTGACCGTCGTCCCGTCCACGTGCATCAGGACGAACCGCCCCGCCTGGAACAGCTTGTTCATGAAGTTCCGGTATCCCTCGACCCGCTCGTCCGACATCCGGATGTCGCGCCCCTGGGCGGCCAGCGCCACGAGGGTGAACCGGAAGGCGTCCGTGCCGAACCGGTCGATGATCTCGAGCGGATCGATGACGTTCCCCCGGGTCTTGCTCATCTTCTCGCCCTTTGCGTCCCGCACGAGGGCGTGGATCACCACGTCGCGGAAGGGGACCTTCCCCATGCATTCGATCCCCATC from Thermodesulfobacteriota bacterium carries:
- a CDS encoding menaquinone biosynthesis protein yields the protein MAEITALRVGCIPYANLIPIFHALQGSRAAGEALFVDGHPSELNLLMRAGGLDLSPNSSIEYAVRPDLYILCPGISVASRTRVMSVLLLSNGPLRQLPPDPIAVTGASATSVALLEILLGESLGRRNALVTTSLPPAEALRSHPAYLAIGDEAIRAAVEGTAPHVTDMGEWWTRETGKPFVFSLWIASRAAWEGQAREPLSRFAAALIDAKRSVQESIRRGEYPWGGPGWIPAKFREDYWRCLSYDLDEETEGLSLFFRLAAKYGRIPFAPSLRFLEPGPA
- a CDS encoding DUF1858 domain-containing protein; amino-acid sequence: MIRKEMKIEEILRKFPQTIPVFRRFGIDCMQCQLSEFENLEHGAKVHGIDLDALLAGLNDALAAKK
- the queD gene encoding 6-carboxytetrahydropterin synthase QueD — translated: MNGTYALTIRGSFAAAHRLKEYRGNCERLHGHNWRVEVTVESGVLDEQGIAIDFRAIKSALAELLARFDHMYLNDVPPFDGMNPSSENLARHLFEEMEKRMPAPVRVARVAVWESEDARAEYSRGI
- the nadC gene encoding carboxylating nicotinate-nucleotide diphosphorylase gives rise to the protein MIPRERYDRIVRDALLEDAPFGDPFGEAISGDGSGIFFCRGAGVFCGGLVAQEVFRQVDPSVVVSFVPEGRRVAAGDRVGEASGPVASLLRAERTALNFLQRLSGVATTTSLFVRRTAAHGTRILDTRKTTPLLRNLEKYAVRVGGGTNHRFSLSDGILIKENGIRAAGGIGAAVDAARRAAHHLVRIEVEAETLEEVEAAVAAGADAVLLDNMKAPTVREAVARFGGKVFLEASGGIHLGNVEEYAATGVAAIAVGAITHSAPALDISFELSA